In Desulfosporosinus youngiae DSM 17734, the genomic stretch CCGTTAACGCAGCACCATCAGAAGATGAAAAAGATTCCACGAAGCCTTACCAGCCCCCCAAAGTTCTGCTTACATTCCCAACAAACTGGCTGAAGGAGCGCTTGTCTGCTAAGCTAAATGCCCGAGATCATCCAATTTAGAAAACTAGGATAAAGAATCATCTTCACTCTCATCAATAGTGGTAAAAGGATAATTCTCTAGAACGACTAATTATATATAGACACAACTGCCTTGCGAAACTGAAATTGAAAGGGGACATCTCTGAAATGAATCGCATAATTAAAGTCGAACCTTTTAGCAAAGAAGCCTTTGCACCTTACGGGCATGTGCTTATGCGGGAGCCGGGAGTGCCCCCTATTAAGACTTCGCCTCCGGTTTTTGCCGACCGAATACCCTTTGAAGTGGATGACGGTGGGGCTGAATTCGTTTATGCTTTACTTAAACGTAAGGAATTTAAGTTTTCAGCGTTAGAACGCCACTTGAAAGTTACACAAGGATTCTTCCCCCTCTTTGGCGGGCCGGCCATTATTAGTGTTGCACCGGCAACCGACCCGAATGACCTTGAAGCTCTTCCTTCACCAGATTCTGTACGATGCTTCTTACTGGAAAGTTACACTGCCTTTGTCATTCATCGTGGAGTGTGGCACGGAACTATTCTTCCCCTGGAAGAGTCGTTTGGGTATATTCTTGCTACACGAAAAGAGACTACCGATGATTCCATCGACCCCCTCTATGATGGGGATTGCCAGATTCGCGATCTTGGGGTAACGTTTGAGATTCAGCTTTAATGAATGCTCTTAATTTATAAACATCTGCAAGATGCCGGTTCCGATACGCGGGAATCAGCATCTTGTCTTTTTGCCCCCCTCTCACCTGGATAAGTTAAATATCAACAACCCCGTCCCCCTGACATGCTTGATTACAAAGCAAAAAGGTATAATTCCCTCGGCAATACCGGGATCATACCTTTTACTTTCCTGCACAGGACATTTGTTATGAAGATGTTTATGCTTCAATAGGTTTGGAATTATTCAAAAATCGTACCCTTTTTGAATTTGGAGTCTTTAAAGGCATACTTCATCAGAAGAATATAGGCAATACCCGCCACGACAACTCCGATAACCCAGGCCAGCTCTACTTTCATAAAGGCTGCTCCGGCACCGATCAGCATTGCCAGTACTGCGGCCGGATTATATCCGGCAAAGGGACCGTTTTCGTCATACAGATCTGCAATGTTTACTTTTTGTTTTCTTATAATATAGTATTCGATTAACAAAATTGAAACTATCGGGCCTAAGAATGCGGAATAGATTAGGATGAACATTCCCAGACCTTTTGCCGAAGAATCCTGGACAAGCACCCAGGGGAAAGAACCTAGGGCAAGCAGTCCGGTTATGGTAACAGCAACTTTGTATTTTAGTTTTGTGAGCAGCGTAATGACATAGGTCGGCGGAATAATATTGGCAACCATGTTCACTGCAATAGCACCCATCACAATAAATGCTGAAACAAAGACGGTAATATAAGGGTTATTTACTACGATTGCAAAGGCTTTCACCGGATTAGAGATACCGGTTGCGGAAGCAAGCATTGCTCCGATGGCAAGTACGAAGCCGTAGGCTATTAAAATAGGGAGAAAGTATAAGAATCCGCGTTTCGCGTCGCTAATACCCGCTTTGAGCTCTCTTGAATAGTCTGCCGCACTTAAGAAGATCGCTGCATAATTTCCCATGAACATCATGATGAAGGCAAAGAACGGCAAGCCCCATGAGCCTTTGGCCTGAACCCATTTTTCAACGATAACAGCGCTATGATCTTTGAGGAGAATCGTAAATACATAGACAAGTGCCAGCATAATAACAATCGATGTAAGGGATTCCACCCATTTAATGGCATGGAAACCGTACAGTGACAGGGCAATTTGCACGAACTGAAGTACTACAAAGCAAATGACAACACTGTCAAAGCTGCCGCCTGTAAGAACTTTGGCAATTTCATTTAGGGCAGTGCCGCCGATCCAGCTTTGAAAACCATACCAAACGATAGCGGGAATACCACGTAAAAGTGAGGAAATGACGGACCCTTTAACCCCGAAAGACATTCTGAGCTGTACAACATAGGGGATTCCCGTTCTATATCCCAGCCGGTCATTTAAAGCAAAAACAGTCGAAATAATCCCAATCGCGATAACCGCCGCGGCAAAGGTTTGAAAGAGGTTCAGCGTTGCGATTCCTGCGACAACCAAACTCGCCCCCAGGGTCATATTCCCTAAATTGACACCGTCGCCGATCCACATAAACATATAGTCTAAGGGACCTACCGTTCTGCCCTCTTTACTTTTCGGTTTAAGTGATTCATCGACACCCGGTGCATGTTGGATCTGTGTTTCAGCGGAAACGTGACTTTCTGTAGCCATGTAGCACCCAACTCCTTTTCTCTTTACATTTCTCTGTATTTTGATTGGGGAGTAATTTATAAATTGGGTCTTAGATGTTTGCCGATAGGCTTTGAGACAATCTTTCCATCCTTGAAAACGGTTGTCCCTCTGAGAATAGTTTGGGTCACTGTCCCACGGAAGCGGTCACCTACATAAGGGCTTACTTTATGCAAATAGAAGAGATCGTCTGCCTGCAAGGTGAATTCCTTATTCAAGTCTACCAGGGCGAAGTCCCCATCGCAGCCAAGGGCGATTTTGCCTTTTCCCTGGATGCCAAATATCTCGTTAACATTTTGGGAGGTCAGTTTGGCAATATTCCCAAGGGGAAACTTTCTGTCATGGTAGGCATGAGTAAGCAGGCCTTGAAGGGTCGTTTGACAAGCAGATATTCCACCCCAAACCTTTAAAAACTCTCCATCTTTCAGCTTCGGATCGCAGGGCGAATGGTCCGAGGAAACAAAAGCGATCTCGCTGTTAAATAATTTTGCCCACATCTTCGTTTGGTTTTCAGTATCGCGAATGGGCGGAGAGCATTTTGCGACGGTTCCCATCCGCTCTACGTCGTCATCCGTAAGAATTAAATAGTGCCCAATGGTCTCGCAAGTTACGTCAACTCCCCGGCTTCTTGCTTGTGTGACAAGCTCGATAGCCTTTGCCGTGCTGATATGAGCAATGATTAATTTACAGCCGGTCTGCTCTGCGATTGAAATCATGCGGGAGACATTTTCTATTTCCGTAATGGGGGGACGTGCCGCAAAATAATCCCGGACTGTGGTTTTATGATTGGCAAGGGCAAGGGCTGTCAAATCTTTGGTAATTTCAGCATTCTCACAATGAACCATCAGCGGCAAGCCAAGCTTCTTTAATGTTTCCATACCGACTAAGGCTGTATAATCATCCATTCTTTCAAACTCATCAATACCACTATGACAGGAAAAAGCTTTGAAACCTACAACACCGCACTCTGCCAGCTCTTCAAGCTTATCCAGATTTTTGGGAGTAAGCCCGCCCCAAAATCCATAATCGACTAAAGAGTCCTGCTGGGCTACAGCAAGCTTAGCCTTAAAGTTTTTGGCATCAAGCGTACAAGGGCTGCAATTCAGCGGCATATCAAAGTAGGCCACACCGCCGCCCGCTGCCAGGGCACTGCTTCCGGTGGTGATGGTTTCCCAATCCGTTCTTCCCGGATCATTAAAATGCACATGCCCGTCTGTGGTGCCGGGAAAGACATAACTTCCTGCGGCGTCAATGGTTTCTTGGGCACTGCCGGAGATTTCCCCGGCTATTTCTACGATCTTTTCATCACAGACCGCAACATCCGCTTTTTTTACGCCCTCCGGACAAACAAGCAGCCCGTTTCGAAGGATTAAATCATATCTGCTCAACGTTTATCCCCCCTTACTTTGATTTTTTAATAAGTTTTCCGTATCCCTTCTGCCCGACTAATTGGCCCTCCTTCGCAACCACCTGACCCCTTACTAAGGTGCAGACAGGCAGACCTTTACCCTTTAAACCCACGAAGGCAGAAATCTTATTAACGTAATACAAGGAATCCGGTGTAATTTCCCATTCCTTTTCCGGGTCGAGA encodes the following:
- a CDS encoding ureidoglycolate lyase, producing the protein MNRIIKVEPFSKEAFAPYGHVLMREPGVPPIKTSPPVFADRIPFEVDDGGAEFVYALLKRKEFKFSALERHLKVTQGFFPLFGGPAIISVAPATDPNDLEALPSPDSVRCFLLESYTAFVIHRGVWHGTILPLEESFGYILATRKETTDDSIDPLYDGDCQIRDLGVTFEIQL
- a CDS encoding NCS1 family transporter, whose translation is MATESHVSAETQIQHAPGVDESLKPKSKEGRTVGPLDYMFMWIGDGVNLGNMTLGASLVVAGIATLNLFQTFAAAVIAIGIISTVFALNDRLGYRTGIPYVVQLRMSFGVKGSVISSLLRGIPAIVWYGFQSWIGGTALNEIAKVLTGGSFDSVVICFVVLQFVQIALSLYGFHAIKWVESLTSIVIMLALVYVFTILLKDHSAVIVEKWVQAKGSWGLPFFAFIMMFMGNYAAIFLSAADYSRELKAGISDAKRGFLYFLPILIAYGFVLAIGAMLASATGISNPVKAFAIVVNNPYITVFVSAFIVMGAIAVNMVANIIPPTYVITLLTKLKYKVAVTITGLLALGSFPWVLVQDSSAKGLGMFILIYSAFLGPIVSILLIEYYIIRKQKVNIADLYDENGPFAGYNPAAVLAMLIGAGAAFMKVELAWVIGVVVAGIAYILLMKYAFKDSKFKKGTIFE
- the allB gene encoding allantoinase AllB codes for the protein MSRYDLILRNGLLVCPEGVKKADVAVCDEKIVEIAGEISGSAQETIDAAGSYVFPGTTDGHVHFNDPGRTDWETITTGSSALAAGGGVAYFDMPLNCSPCTLDAKNFKAKLAVAQQDSLVDYGFWGGLTPKNLDKLEELAECGVVGFKAFSCHSGIDEFERMDDYTALVGMETLKKLGLPLMVHCENAEITKDLTALALANHKTTVRDYFAARPPITEIENVSRMISIAEQTGCKLIIAHISTAKAIELVTQARSRGVDVTCETIGHYLILTDDDVERMGTVAKCSPPIRDTENQTKMWAKLFNSEIAFVSSDHSPCDPKLKDGEFLKVWGGISACQTTLQGLLTHAYHDRKFPLGNIAKLTSQNVNEIFGIQGKGKIALGCDGDFALVDLNKEFTLQADDLFYLHKVSPYVGDRFRGTVTQTILRGTTVFKDGKIVSKPIGKHLRPNL